In a single window of the Candidatus Zixiibacteriota bacterium genome:
- the fetB gene encoding iron export ABC transporter permease subunit FetB, with translation MGIKEVLLALILVGVFFGISFLKKLDLEKDLLIGTLRSFVQLIAVGYALELVFDLNNLWLIFLVILIMVVVGGQTAGSRTKGSLKGFTISTFSIGVGTFFTLGGLLLLGVINADPKYVIPLAGMTIGNSTTASALALERMHSEMKNKKDQIEQALSLGVTSSQAVEHSFKATVRAAMIPTLNLMKIVGLVQLPGAMTGMILAGASPLQAVKLQIIVVYMLICAVSIAAVITSRLSQSTYFTKHHQLVIS, from the coding sequence ATGGGCATTAAAGAGGTCCTGCTGGCTTTGATCTTGGTAGGTGTCTTTTTCGGGATATCTTTTCTTAAAAAGCTTGACCTCGAAAAAGACCTTCTCATCGGTACTTTGCGCTCCTTTGTCCAGCTAATTGCAGTGGGGTATGCCCTGGAACTGGTCTTTGACCTAAACAATCTCTGGCTCATCTTCCTGGTTATCCTGATTATGGTTGTTGTCGGGGGCCAGACTGCCGGGTCCAGGACTAAAGGAAGTTTGAAGGGTTTCACAATCTCCACTTTTTCTATCGGGGTAGGGACCTTCTTCACCTTAGGTGGATTACTCCTTTTAGGTGTCATCAATGCTGACCCGAAATATGTTATACCACTGGCTGGTATGACTATTGGAAATTCAACCACTGCCTCAGCCTTAGCCTTAGAGAGGATGCATTCAGAGATGAAGAACAAGAAGGACCAGATAGAACAGGCCCTATCCCTGGGAGTAACCTCAAGCCAGGCAGTAGAGCATTCTTTCAAAGCCACTGTCAGGGCTGCAATGATACCGACTCTAAATTTGATGAAGATCGTAGGTCTGGTGCAGCTCCCCGGAGCAATGACCGGGATGATCTTAGCCGGCGCCAGTCCACTTCAGGCGGTGAAACTTCAGATAATCGTAGTCTACATGCTCATCTGTGCGGTGAGCATAGCGGCGGTAATCACTTCCAGGCTTTCACAGAGCACCTATTTTACGAAACATCATCAACTGGTGATTTCATAG